TTTATTACATTAAGAAAACCTGAGGGAAGTACTGGTCGCATGTCACGGATATGACGGGTCATTAAAACCAACATCACTCCAGCAACAATAAGAGACACTAATAAACAGGCAAGAATTATAGGCTGTATAAATCCACAGGCAACTATAGCTACCATAGCAATAGCAACAGCTGAACAAAAAATACTGGTTGTAACTAAAGCGTACTTACGCAACTTATCTGTTAAGCACGATTGGCTATTTTGTTTAATTATTGGGAATTCATTGGAACCAGAATGTGAAGGTGTACTTATTAAATTCATTAACTCACTCAACTTATTGACAATAATAACATATAAAAAAACCTACAAATCAGATGTCATCAACCCTTACAAGCAACCTATTTCCTGTAAGTTTATCTATGTCATACTGAAAAGCTAAAAGAGTAGCTTCATCATTGTACTTTTGTACGGGATTTATACTCCGTTTATTTAAAAGTGTGATTATCGCATCATAGAAGCTCCAGGGAGGTTTATCCTGATTATGTTTATAATCTTCCCACAACTCATCAAAAGTGAGTAAAGTAATGAATGGATCGAAATTTTTCGGATCATTCTCATCAATATGGGGGAATAGGGCGATTCCCAGCTTCATTAAAACTTTCCCCCTCATAGACATGTCCAAATGATGTATAAGGCACAAGTTTTCACACTCTATATCTTTAGGCATTTTTACATAACTTCTCTGCAAGACAATGAAAAGAAGTTCTTTCTTGCATTAATTTAGACCCTAAGGGGGGGGGGTTGTCTCCTGCATAAATACCTCACTAAAAAATTCCTCTAAGAGAGAAGGAAGAACTCTCATTTTAACAAAAAACTTGAAATACACTAACCATTTAACATATTAAAGTTCAATAGATTAAGAAATAGTAAAGATTTAATTGATTCCCCTCCCTCTCTTTGTTCTATTTATTGTATAATAAGGAAAACCTTCTTCACGCTCGATTTTATTCAAAAAATCTATAGCACCAGTTAGGATGCCCACTATTTTCCTGACAATCTCGCTCCATTCCTCCCAGGTAAGAGCCATGAAGGAGTCAATCTCTTCATTATCTTCGTGAATATAATTCGATGTAGAGTTGATTATTCGTCCAAGATCTCTACCTTCATCTGATCTTTCTGAATCATAAAGAAATCTAACCGATTTCATGTAGATTTTCTTACAAAGTTTCAGTTGTTCCCAAGTTACACCGTGCTAACATAGATATAGTAGCCCGGGTGTAGCTATTTTACCTCACAAGGGATCTTCTCTTATATGTTCAACACGATCCCAGGTAGCGTTTTTAGCATGCAGTAACAATTGTTCATATTCATTTTGAGAATAGATTGCGCAAACATCCATACGTAGAGAGATGGAATACGGTATCCAAACTATCTGACAAACTTAAACGGCTTAGCGAATAAATTGGCGGATCTAACTCCTCTAACTCAGGAAATTCCCTAGGACCTAATTGGATTAAATAAAAAGGACAATGTATAGGTAAAAGATCTTCTAAATCTAGAAGATCAACTTCCCCACAAGCTATTTGTAAACACTCAAAGCCGAACTTCTCCGGATGGGTCGAAAATAAAATTTCCCGAAATCAACCATAATGAAACATCCCATAATTCATGTAGCTATAATCTTTGTTGAAGAATCAACTTATAAATCACGCTAAGAAAAGCTTGACGAATGACAGAAAGGGAACCTTTAGGAATAGAAGGTTCCCTTCTCAAATATGATGCTATTCCTATAGAAACTAAGAAAATACCAAAGCATAAACTAAAAAGTAGACAAGGACGTAATGCCAAATGAATTATCTCATAAATAATAGGAATAGCCAGTGATAGAAAGAATAATTAAACACAACCTACTGACTAATGGGCAGCCTTATTCAACTTATCTATTAGGTAACGAAGTCAGGTGTTTTCTCCAACTATTGGGAAGACCACATCAGCAATAGAACTGGCCACACTACATTCCCAATCACACAAAAAATCTTATTCTCAGCAATTCCATACTATTTTGAAAATCAAGCTAGAGCCTTTGTTCCTTTATCCCTATCTATTCCAAAAATAAGACTCATGGAATATTCTCATATAATCCTGTATCATTGACATAATAAAATAGCTAAGGCCCTAATATTAAGGAGAGTGTTTTAGATACCCAAAAGAAAATGTATTGCGACAAATTTTTGCATTATGTCCTCAATCAGAAAGTGAATCTAAATATTAGCAATTCAAAAAAAATATAAAATGATCTACTTATTCTTTAAGTATTTATAGACCCTAGATTCTTTACAAACTGACAATTATAACAATCAAGAACTGATACTAAATGAATGTAAAATTAGTTAGCTTAGAGTCCGTCTTTCTCCTGTAGAGAAATCATAAGTATAATATGGCAACCCACTTAACTCTTCGCAATCAAATGAAGTCTCCTTAAGAGAATCTAATTCATTTCGTTTAGCATTTAATAACCTTATGGTTGATTCGTGTGTTCTCCACCTTTCGCCTCTTTTAGTACTCTCAGAATAATCCCTCATCCATTCTTCCCATGTAAATAATGCAATATTTGAATCGAAGTTTTCTTGATTCTCATTGATATATGCGAAAACAGAGACCATATTTCTTGCTAAATGTCCCCCTCGACCTTGCTGTTCAATTTCACAAAGGAAATTCACAGAACGGCTATCTATTTTTCTAAATAACTGTAACTGTTCCCAACTCAATCCGTGTTTAGATAGGTAGAAAAGCCAAGAAGAAGTTCTTAAATCCCACCGAACACTACTCTTCGTGCAAGAAAAGCTTGGATTATATTCACTATCTAAATAGATCATCAAACGATTCTGCAAATCAGAAATTAAATCCTGAGTTTGATTCCATGTATTATTTTTAGCATGATCGA
This portion of the Chlamydia crocodili genome encodes:
- a CDS encoding DUF1389 domain-containing protein, which gives rise to MLFSTHPEKFGFECLQIACGEVDLLDLEDLLPIHCPFYLIQLGPREFPELEELDPPIYSLSRLSLSDSLDTVFHLSTYGCLRNLFSK